The Desulfococcus multivorans DNA window ACAAGCTGCTCGGCGGGGGCCTGATCCTTTTCGCCATCTACCTGGCGTCCCGGGGGGAAGCGACAAAGAAAGCGGGATGATTCCCGTTGACAAAGCGGCATCGATGCTTTAAGCAACACCCAGTCGAAATTTGGCCGTCGATCCCGGCACCGCACCTTTCAGGGCACCGCACCTTTCAGGCGTAATGACGGATACGGCAGCCGCGGACTTTCATGAATGAGCAATTGAATGAAGACGGAGGCAGACCCATGGCATATGAAAACATTCTGTTTACGGTGGAAGACGGTATCGCAACACTGACCTTCAACCGCCCCAAAGCCCTCAACGCCCTCAACGGGGCGCTCCTGGACGAACTGGCTCAGGCCCTGGACGATACGGCGCAAAATGAGGACATCCGCGTACTGATATTGACGGGCGCCGGTGAAAAATCCTTTGTGGCCGGGGCGGATATTACCGAGCTTGCCACCTTCGGCCCCCTTCAGGCCAAGTTTTTCGCCCAGAAGGGTCAGGCCGTCATCAGCAAACTCCAGGCCCTGGCCATTCCGGTTATTGCGGCGGTGAACGGTTTTGCTTTAGGCGGCGGCAGCGAGATGGCCCTGGCGTGCGACTTCATCTACGCATCGGAAAGCGCCAATTTCGGCCTGCCGGAAATCGGCCTCGGCATCATCCCCGGGTTTGGCGGCACCCAGCGCCTGCCGCGCTTGATCGGCGCCAACCGGGCCAAAGAGATGATCTTCACGGGAAAAATGATCCCAGCGGCCGAAGCGCTGGAAATCGGTATGGTCAACAAGGTCTTCGCACCGCAAGCCTTGATGGAGGAGACCCTTAAAACCGCACGCACCATCGCGGCCAAAGGCAAGGCTT harbors:
- a CDS encoding enoyl-CoA hydratase-related protein, producing the protein MAYENILFTVEDGIATLTFNRPKALNALNGALLDELAQALDDTAQNEDIRVLILTGAGEKSFVAGADITELATFGPLQAKFFAQKGQAVISKLQALAIPVIAAVNGFALGGGSEMALACDFIYASESANFGLPEIGLGIIPGFGGTQRLPRLIGANRAKEMIFTGKMIPAAEALEIGMVNKVFAPQALMEETLKTARTIAAKGKASLRAAKQSINRGLNVDLATGLDIEAEAFALCMASEDAKEGTTAFLEKRKAVFKGRLK